The genomic DNA GTGCCACCAGACGACCTTGACCTTCTGGCCATTGTCGGTGCTGGGCGCGGCGGTGGCGGCGGCGGGTGCGCTGGTGGCGGCGCTGCCGGGCTGATCGGCGGGTGCGCTGGTGGGCTGGGTGGTGGATGTGGGCGCGGGGCCGCCGCAGGCGCTGAGCATGGAGAGCACCATGCCACATGTCAGGGCCAGCGAGGGAAGACGGCGCAACGAGGCCAGGGGGTGTGCCAACATGCGAAACTCCTTCGTCATGACAAACTACATCGTTTATGCCGAGACAGCAGACAGGTTTCCTGTACGAGAAGCACCCCGTTAGGGTGTGGGCGTAGCAACCTCCTTCTACGAGCAAGTCAGTTACGTTCTGTTTCTGTAAACGTTTTCAGTACCAAAACGATAGCATTACCGCCACGCTTTGTCAAGACTGTTTTTTTTGTTTAATCGGGCACATCTTTCCGCAGCAGGCCATAGCCCGCCCATGCCACCCTGGGGCCACACGCCAAAGGCGGCCCCAGCCTGCGCCAGGAGCCGCCTTCCAGCAAGCAATGCAGCTTTTCTGCACGCGCCTAACCCGCATCGCGCAGCGACAGGTGCCAGGCCCCGAGGGCCGCCACCGCCACCCCGCCCAGCATGCCCAGCAGCAGCGGCTGGGCCATCTGCACCTGCGCCTCGCCAATAAAGTGCATCATCCCATTCAGCGGCAGGCTCCACGGGAACACGCGCACCGCCAGGCTGTCGCTGCCGCCCATGTCGATCAGAAAGCCAGCCACGCTGGCCACCATGCCTACCCCCAGCGAAAGGGTGTAGCTTGGCCAGCGGATGCTCACATACAGATGCAGCGCCAGCATCAGCCACGACATGCCGAAGGTGTAGGCCAGCATCTGCGCCACCTGCGCCCACGGCGGCTGCGGCCAGCTGATCGAGGGGAGCGGCAGGGCGCTCATGCCCGCCATGGCCAGCCAAGCGAAGCCCATCAGGGCCAGGAAGCTCAGCGCGATCATGCCCAGGGCGACCAGCTGCTTGGCCAGATAGATGGCCCAGCGCGGCGTGGGCTGGGCGTAGAGGTGCTTCCAGGCATGCTGGTCGTGCTCCATCCCGCCCAGCAGCGCGGTCTCCAGCGTGATAAACAGCGGCAGCATCAGCATCAGCCAGAAGGCGAAGGTGTTCTGCAGCACCAGCTGGGTGCCATCCACTGCCTCGGCCTGCGGATTGCCGCTCTTGTTCAGGATGATAAACACCTGGAGCTGCACCACCACCAGCGGGGCGATGAACACCATCCACAGGGCCAGCGTCCGACGAAGCTTGATCAGCTCGGCGGCCAGCGCGCGAACAAACATGGCTAGATCCTTTCTCCAGCGGTGGCGCTGGTCAGCTGCATAAACTGGGCCTCAAGCGAGAAGCCCTGCTCGCTCACGTGGGTCACATCGAGGTCGGCGCGCACCAGCATGCGCGTGATCGCGGCCATGTCGATCGGGGTATCGCTGGAGACCGCCAGCATGCCGTCGGCGCGGGCGGCGGGGGCGTAGCCCGCCTGGCGCAGCAGCTGCGCGGCCCGCTCGGGCTGGGCTGCGCCGATCAGGGCGGTGCGCGTGTGGCGCTGGCGCAGGTCTTCTAGCGCGCCCTGGAACAGCATGCGGCCCTGCTGGATGATGCCCACGTGGCTGGCCACCTGCTCGATCTCGCCCAGCAGATGGCTGGAGATGAACACGGTGATGCCGTGCTGCTCGGGCAGGCGCTGGATGAGCGTGCGGATCTCGTGGATGCCCGCCGGGTCAAGGCCGTTGGTCGGCTCGTCGAGGATGAGCAGGCGCGGCCCGCCCAGCAGGGCCAGGGCCAGGGCCAAGCGCTGGCGCATGCCCAGCGAGTAGCCGCGCACCCGCCGATCGGCGTGGGGGCGCATCTCCACAATCTCCAGCGCGCGGTCGACCTCGGCGCGGGGCAGGCCGCGCAGCAGCCGCGTGATATCCATGTTCTCGCGACCCGTCAGGTGCGGGTAGAGCGATGGCAGCTCGACCAGCGCGCCGATCTGGCCCAGCGTGGCTGTGCGGTCGCCGCCCAGCGGCTGGCCGAAGATCTGCACGCTGCCCGCGTGGGGGCGGATGAGGCCCAGCAGCATGCGGATGGTGGTCGATTTCCCCGCGCCGTTCGGCCCCAGGAAGCCGTAGACGCTCTGGTAGGGCACACACAGGTCAAGATCAGCCACGGCGGTGGAGCGGCCAAACCGCCGGGTCAGATGTGCAGTCTCAATGGCATAGGTCATGCTGCGGTGTCACCTCGCGCTGCGCCGCCGTCCGTCGGGCGGGCACACAGCATAGACACCGCCGCAGCGCGATTTGTGACAGCAGCGCGGGAAGCGTTTACCACCAAGGCTCCAAGACACCAAGGAAGAAAAGAAGGGCGAATACCATGAAGACACGAAGGCGCGAAGGGAAAACCGATTCACCGCCAAGGCACGAAGGAAGGAAAAAGTGATCTGTCTACGCTGGGCAAGGCCTTCCCGCTACGGTGTGGATCATGGCCAGCAGGCATTTAGGCGCACCTTCGCCGGATGGGCCAGGCCGCATGCATTTTGCCTTCCGGTGCGACGCAATCGCCTTCCGGTGCGACGCAATCGCCTTCCGACGTAACAAAAAATCCTACCCGACCCATGCGGCGAAGGCGCTGCGAGAGTCTTGATGGCCATATGCACGAACAATAGCAGCCAGCGAGCAGCATAGGAACGCCCAAAGTTGGGGGTTCCAAGGGGGCATCGCCCCCTCGCGGGGTCACTCGGGCTGACCCCTAGTCGCCGCCCGCGCAGG from Chloroflexia bacterium SDU3-3 includes the following:
- a CDS encoding ATP-binding cassette domain-containing protein — encoded protein: MTYAIETAHLTRRFGRSTAVADLDLCVPYQSVYGFLGPNGAGKSTTIRMLLGLIRPHAGSVQIFGQPLGGDRTATLGQIGALVELPSLYPHLTGRENMDITRLLRGLPRAEVDRALEIVEMRPHADRRVRGYSLGMRQRLALALALLGGPRLLILDEPTNGLDPAGIHEIRTLIQRLPEQHGITVFISSHLLGEIEQVASHVGIIQQGRMLFQGALEDLRQRHTRTALIGAAQPERAAQLLRQAGYAPAARADGMLAVSSDTPIDMAAITRMLVRADLDVTHVSEQGFSLEAQFMQLTSATAGERI